The genomic segment CTATCAAATTGACGGGTTGTCGCAATTTTTCAAGCTGATTGTCGTGCTCGGGCTGGCAATATGCGTTCTCAATGCCCTTCGGAACAACTCATTGGGCAAGACCAACAGAGCGGACTATTTCTTTTTCATGTTCATGAGCGCCTTCGGCCTCATGCTCCTGGCCAGCACCGTGGAGCTTTTCACGCTGTATATTTCTCTCGAACTAGCTTCCTATAGTCTGTACATTCTGCTTCCCCTGCGAAACGACAATCCCCAGGCCGTTGAAGGAGCCATCAAGTATGCCCTCTTCGGAGCCGTGGCCACGGCCATCGGCTTGTTCGGCGTATCCTACATCATCGCGGGACAACATACGACGTATCTCCATGAACTAGCCACTATGAACTGGTCCTTTGCCGAACAACCCATGGCGCTTGTCGGCCTTGGTTTGTTCTCTCTGGCGTTCCTGTACAAGCTGGCCTTGTTCCCCTTCCATTTCTGGGCGCCGGACGTGTATCAGGGAGCAAACAATGAAACCGCGGCGTTTGCCGCCACCTTGCCCAAGGTTGGGGCCATTGTCGTTCTTGTGCGCCTGATGAGCCTGGAGCCGGGCGTTGAGATAAAAATCATTCTGGCCATCTTCGCCACGCTTTCCATGACATTGGGCAATCTGCTCGCCCTTCGCCAGACCGATCTCAAGCGCCTTTTGGCCTATTCCAGCGTCGCCCACGCAGGTTTCGTGGTCATGGGGCTTGTGGCGGGAGGCATGTATGGACTTGCCGCCGCGTCCTACTATGCCCTGGTATATGTGGTCATGAATCTGACCATCTTCTGGGTGATCACCCGGATTTCGGATGACGGGCGCAATATCCAGCTTCACGACTTGAAGGGATTGCATCGCAGTTCGCCATTACTGGCTTTTGTCCTTGCCGTGGCGGCCTTCGGCCTGGTGGGTCTTCCGCCGACAGGGGGGTTTACCGGGAAACTGTTCCTGCTCAACGCGGCCTGGGGTGAAGGATTTTACCTCTTGGTCATCATAGCGGCGCTCAATACGGCCCTCGCCATCTTCTATTATTTGAACATGGTGCGCCATGCCTATACCATGGACCAGGATTCTCCCAGGTCCATCCAAGGGACCATGATCGGCGCAACGGTTGCCCTGGCACTTGCTTTGGGCGTACTGTTCTTGGGACTAATGCCACAGGGACTTTTTGACTTGCTGCTGCGGGCCAGTAATGCGCTGCTGCTGTGAGCGATACGGGTGCATCAACGGCAATAAACAGTTTTTACACAGGATAATATAGCTTAAGAAGCAAAGAAGGAGCATGACTCATGAGCAACTATTTCATCAAGATCGATCAGGACAGGTGCATCGGCTGCAAGGCATGCGAGGTTCATTGCAAGGCCAAGAACAGGGTGCCTACCGGAGCAAAATTGGGACAGCACGTGACATTGGGACCAATCGAAAAAAAGAATCAGGCAAAATACATGTACATGTTCATGCCCTGCTTCCACTGTGAACAGCCTTGGTGCGTCACAGCCTGCCCCACCGGGGCCATGACCAAACGGGAATCCGACGGAATAGTTTTCGTCAAAGCGGAACTCTGTGTCGGCTGCAAGGCCTGCATCATCGCCTGTCCCTGGAAGGTGCCGCAGTGGGACATGGTCAACGGCCGTGCAATCAAGTGCGACTATTGCCGGGACAGGGTGGATCAAGGGCAGAAACCGGCCTGCGTTACGGCCTGCACCACCCATGCCCTTTCATTTGTCAATCCGAATGTCGCCTCCAGCAAAACCAGGGAGGACTACGCCCACCAGGTTCTGCTCTCAGACCCGGAGCGGCAATGAATCAAGATGGGAATACAAGATCTAGGAAACTTGCCAGAAGCGGGCCTGCTGCTTTTCCCTCCAAGGCAAGAGTTGCATAACAATTTAACGCATGGAGGACAGGGTATGCACAAAAAATTGGTTCTGGTCTTTGCACTCTTGCTCGCCCTGGGAACTATGTTCCTGGCAACGGATCATTCCTGGGCGCAAGTAGGAGATTTACAACAAGCCATCGCTGAAGCGCCACAAGGAACCGACAGAGGGGAGATCGATCCCAACGCACCTCGAGGATATCTTGGCATTCCAGGGGCGCCTCAGATCAGCCTGATCCTCGCATTCTTCTGGGCTGTGTGGGTCGGCTGGATCTTTTCCACAGTGGGCGCATTCGGAGGCATCATGGCCGGCGTGGGACATATCACCATTTACGGACTCGGCAACTATGCCGGAACATTCCGTAATACCGCTCCCACCATCAACCGTGCGGTTACAGACTCCATTCGCGTATCCAACCAGTTTATGGTTGGTACCAGCGCCCTGATCTCATCCATCAACTATTATAAGATGGGTCGTCTCGTGTTGCCCGTGGCCGCAGCCTTGGCTATCGGTTCCATTGCAGGAAGCTATCTTATTCCGTTGCTGACGGCAGGAAAAGTGTCCTTTCGTGATTATGTCGGTTATTTCGGCATCTTTGTGCTGTTTCTGGGCTGCTACATGCTCTATGAAACCACGCCGCGCGGCTCTGCCGGGAAAAAGAAGGCCAAACAGGCTGCTGACGCATTTGAAACGACCATGAAAAGGAAACGCTCCGGCGAGAAAGTGGATACCAGCGAACTCGGTGTAAAAATGATCGCCTTCTCACCGAAACGGATCGTATTCACCTTCTATGGTGTCGAGTTCTCATTCAACCCGCTTCTTCCCATCTTCGGCGGTTTCATCATCGCCGCTATTGCCGCATTCCTGGGCGTTGGCGGCGGATTCATGCTCGTGCCCTTCCTGACCAGCGTCACCGGCCTGCCCATGTACCTTTCCGCCGGCACCTCGGCCCTGGCCGTGCTTATCGGAATGATCACCAGTATTCTGAGCTACCTGCAGCAGGGCGTACTCGTCCACTGGCCGCTGATCGGCACCCAGCTGGTAGGTATCGTGGTCGGCTCCATGGTTGGTCCATACACCTCCCAGTACATTTCCGACAAATGGCTGAAGCGCGTCTTCATCATCCTGGCCTTCTACGTCGG from the Desulfonatronum thiosulfatophilum genome contains:
- a CDS encoding 4Fe-4S dicluster domain-containing protein, with translation MSNYFIKIDQDRCIGCKACEVHCKAKNRVPTGAKLGQHVTLGPIEKKNQAKYMYMFMPCFHCEQPWCVTACPTGAMTKRESDGIVFVKAELCVGCKACIIACPWKVPQWDMVNGRAIKCDYCRDRVDQGQKPACVTACTTHALSFVNPNVASSKTREDYAHQVLLSDPERQ
- a CDS encoding NADH-quinone oxidoreductase subunit N; translation: MNFTPSLIIPELYMVVLLIVLFVQTVTDKIKDRTDWLAYASLGGVLIAALSMEQSGMMFYDSYQIDGLSQFFKLIVVLGLAICVLNALRNNSLGKTNRADYFFFMFMSAFGLMLLASTVELFTLYISLELASYSLYILLPLRNDNPQAVEGAIKYALFGAVATAIGLFGVSYIIAGQHTTYLHELATMNWSFAEQPMALVGLGLFSLAFLYKLALFPFHFWAPDVYQGANNETAAFAATLPKVGAIVVLVRLMSLEPGVEIKIILAIFATLSMTLGNLLALRQTDLKRLLAYSSVAHAGFVVMGLVAGGMYGLAAASYYALVYVVMNLTIFWVITRISDDGRNIQLHDLKGLHRSSPLLAFVLAVAAFGLVGLPPTGGFTGKLFLLNAAWGEGFYLLVIIAALNTALAIFYYLNMVRHAYTMDQDSPRSIQGTMIGATVALALALGVLFLGLMPQGLFDLLLRASNALLL
- a CDS encoding sulfite exporter TauE/SafE family protein, coding for MHKKLVLVFALLLALGTMFLATDHSWAQVGDLQQAIAEAPQGTDRGEIDPNAPRGYLGIPGAPQISLILAFFWAVWVGWIFSTVGAFGGIMAGVGHITIYGLGNYAGTFRNTAPTINRAVTDSIRVSNQFMVGTSALISSINYYKMGRLVLPVAAALAIGSIAGSYLIPLLTAGKVSFRDYVGYFGIFVLFLGCYMLYETTPRGSAGKKKAKQAADAFETTMKRKRSGEKVDTSELGVKMIAFSPKRIVFTFYGVEFSFNPLLPIFGGFIIAAIAAFLGVGGGFMLVPFLTSVTGLPMYLSAGTSALAVLIGMITSILSYLQQGVLVHWPLIGTQLVGIVVGSMVGPYTSQYISDKWLKRVFIILAFYVGLDFMARGFLGKNIMTMFFG